The following coding sequences are from one Candidatus Bathyarchaeota archaeon window:
- a CDS encoding stage II sporulation protein M gives MEDARGGGRSLTGALSSLFGRDKDYVRSLRGPFAICSLIFIFSLFSGFYLGESMPGGLLEELLQPFPELKGMSLPSIFLFILANNVLKSLVWMVLGILFGIPPLIFTAFNGFFLGWFSYSISREKGLMFTLAALIPHGVVEIPTILLSMAAGLSLGYQLINRLRGRGRVGAEVKGALKLFIRRIFPLLLLAAIIEVIITPLVVYLVGFE, from the coding sequence GTGGAGGATGCTCGAGGGGGTGGAAGAAGTCTGACTGGAGCCCTCTCATCCCTCTTCGGGAGGGACAAAGATTATGTCCGGAGTCTGAGGGGCCCCTTCGCGATCTGCTCCCTCATCTTCATCTTCTCCCTTTTCTCTGGCTTCTACCTAGGTGAGAGCATGCCCGGGGGCCTTCTTGAGGAGCTCCTCCAGCCCTTCCCCGAGTTGAAGGGGATGAGCCTCCCATCAATCTTCCTCTTCATCCTCGCCAATAACGTTCTGAAGAGCCTCGTCTGGATGGTCCTGGGCATCCTCTTCGGCATCCCACCTTTAATATTCACCGCATTCAACGGCTTCTTCCTGGGATGGTTCTCCTACAGCATAAGCAGGGAGAAGGGGCTGATGTTCACCTTGGCGGCTCTGATTCCCCACGGGGTGGTGGAGATCCCGACCATCCTCCTCAGCATGGCCGCAGGTTTGAGTTTAGGATACCAGTTGATAAACCGTCTGAGGGGTAGGGGTAGGGTAGGGGCTGAGGTAAAAGGGGCTTTAAAGCTGTTCATAAGGAGGATATTCCCCCTACTCCTCCTTGCAGCCATTATCGAGGTCATCATTACACCTCTAGTGGTATATCTTGTAGGGTTTGAATAG
- a CDS encoding NFYB/HAP3 family transcription factor subunit, translated as MGVALAEEFTLAPMRRLLKRHGDLKVSEEAGEEMRRIIGDYGSRLARMAVEMALKENRRTVLARDVRAAWRMLEGVEEV; from the coding sequence TTGGGGGTTGCGTTGGCTGAGGAGTTCACCCTCGCCCCTATGAGGAGGCTATTGAAGAGGCATGGAGATCTCAAGGTCAGCGAGGAGGCTGGGGAGGAGATGAGGAGGATTATAGGTGATTACGGCTCTAGGCTGGCCAGGATGGCTGTTGAGATGGCCCTTAAGGAGAACAGGAGGACTGTTCTCGCCAGGGATGTGAGGGCGGCGTGGAGGATGCTCGAGGGGGTGGAAGAAGTCTGA
- a CDS encoding 16S rRNA methyltransferase, with amino-acid sequence MLNIIFVETALETVPQSIQDHPSVRRDAERRGKKPSEVLLDRSLHHSAMKSLPKAHKRGRPDIIHFCLLEAQGSPLNLEGKLRVWIHTFGGYAIEVSPKTRLPRDCLRFKSLMEQLFALGRVPPTGEPLLILSKMSLSELLERIAPTKIIALTSHGTPRSLEEICMVLAEENNPTVLIGAYPSGAMEKETLSLADEAVSIYPEVLEAWVVTSRLIYAYERSKPS; translated from the coding sequence ATGCTAAATATAATATTCGTCGAGACAGCCCTTGAGACGGTCCCCCAATCCATCCAGGACCACCCATCTGTAAGGAGGGACGCGGAGAGGAGAGGAAAGAAGCCCTCAGAGGTCCTGCTCGACAGGAGCCTCCACCACTCAGCCATGAAGAGCCTCCCGAAGGCCCACAAGAGGGGCAGACCAGACATAATCCACTTCTGTCTCCTAGAAGCCCAGGGGTCACCTCTAAACCTTGAGGGGAAACTAAGGGTCTGGATACACACCTTCGGAGGCTACGCCATAGAGGTCTCGCCTAAGACTAGGCTGCCCAGGGACTGCCTGAGATTCAAGAGTCTCATGGAGCAGCTATTCGCCCTAGGTAGAGTCCCACCCACAGGAGAACCACTCCTAATCCTAAGCAAGATGAGCCTATCCGAGCTGCTTGAGAGGATCGCCCCTACAAAGATAATAGCCCTCACCAGCCATGGAACCCCCCGAAGCCTCGAGGAGATATGCATGGTCCTCGCAGAGGAAAATAACCCCACAGTCCTCATAGGAGCATACCCATCAGGGGCTATGGAGAAGGAGACCCTATCCTTGGCAGATGAGGCTGTGAGCATATATCCCGAGGTTCTAGAGGCATGGGTCGTCACATCCCGCTTAATATACGCCTACGAGAGGTCTAAGCCCTCATGA